The following are encoded together in the Vibrio splendidus genome:
- a CDS encoding hotdog family protein: MTDIPSVDQLLPHDDPMILIDRAISVEALSIHCQVDIGAHNLFFNAESQTVPAYVGIEFMAQSVAAWSGYHALKNGTTPPIGFLLGSRRYKSLCDEFTQGQTLNIYAEQLMEDSGMAVFTARVEDQGQLVAQCQLNVYVPTEQKLQEMKTRSPS, encoded by the coding sequence ATGACTGATATCCCTTCTGTAGACCAACTTCTTCCACACGATGATCCGATGATATTAATCGATCGTGCTATCAGCGTAGAGGCGTTGTCGATTCACTGTCAGGTCGATATTGGAGCTCATAATCTGTTCTTTAATGCTGAATCTCAAACCGTACCCGCTTATGTGGGTATCGAGTTTATGGCACAGTCTGTAGCGGCATGGTCTGGATATCATGCACTGAAAAACGGCACCACTCCCCCAATCGGATTCTTACTCGGGTCTCGCCGTTACAAGTCACTGTGTGATGAGTTTACTCAAGGTCAGACCCTTAATATCTACGCCGAGCAACTGATGGAAGACAGTGGCATGGCCGTGTTTACCGCCAGAGTCGAAGACCAAGGTCAGTTAGTGGCTCAATGCCAACTCAATGTCTACGTTCCGACCGAACAAAAATTACAAGAAATGAAAACTAGGAGCCCATCATGA
- the gltX gene encoding glutamate--tRNA ligase: MTVKTRFAPSPTGYLHVGGARTALYSWLFAKNQGGEFVLRIEDTDLERNSQEAVDAILEGMQWMGMEWDEGPYYQSKRFDRYNEMVDKLLAEDKAFKCYASKELLDEIRAVQEENKEMARYDANHPKIVAANEAAKEGDACVIRFRNPKEGSVVFDDQIRGRIEIANSQLDDLIIRRTDGAPTYNFVVVVDDWDMGITHVVRGEDHINNTPRQINIYEALGAPVPTFAHCAMILGDDGAKLSKRHGAVSVMQYRDEGYLPNALNNYLVRLGWSHGDQEIFSQEEMIEFFSLNAISKSASAFNTEKLLWLNNHYIKTSEPEYVAKYLQWHLDAQKIDTTNGPAITEVIKLVGERCNTLIELAEQSRYFYEDFSEFEAGAAKKHLRGVAKGPLELALAKVEALEEFTTANIKDGVIAAVCEELEIGMGKIGMPLRVAVTGGGQSPSVDAVMELVGKERVIARIKMALEFIAEREANA, encoded by the coding sequence ATGACGGTTAAAACTCGTTTTGCTCCTAGCCCAACTGGCTATCTTCACGTTGGTGGTGCACGTACTGCACTTTACTCTTGGCTATTCGCTAAGAATCAAGGTGGTGAATTCGTTCTGCGTATCGAAGACACGGACCTTGAGCGTAACTCTCAAGAAGCGGTTGATGCAATTCTAGAAGGCATGCAATGGATGGGTATGGAATGGGATGAAGGTCCTTACTACCAATCTAAGCGTTTTGACCGTTACAACGAAATGGTTGATAAGCTACTTGCTGAAGACAAAGCATTCAAATGCTACGCGTCTAAAGAACTGCTTGATGAGATTCGTGCAGTACAAGAAGAAAACAAAGAAATGGCTCGTTACGATGCGAACCACCCTAAAATTGTTGCAGCAAACGAAGCAGCAAAAGAAGGTGATGCATGCGTTATCCGTTTCCGTAACCCTAAAGAAGGCAGCGTAGTATTTGATGACCAAATCCGTGGTCGCATTGAAATCGCGAACAGCCAACTTGATGACCTAATCATTCGTCGTACAGACGGTGCTCCAACTTACAACTTCGTAGTTGTAGTGGATGACTGGGATATGGGCATTACACACGTTGTTCGCGGTGAAGACCACATCAACAACACACCTCGTCAAATCAACATCTACGAAGCACTAGGCGCGCCAGTTCCAACTTTCGCTCACTGTGCAATGATTCTTGGTGATGACGGTGCGAAACTTTCTAAGCGTCACGGTGCTGTATCAGTAATGCAATACCGCGATGAAGGTTACCTACCAAATGCACTAAACAACTACCTAGTTCGTTTAGGTTGGTCTCACGGTGATCAAGAGATCTTCTCTCAAGAAGAGATGATTGAATTCTTCAGCCTGAACGCAATCAGCAAGTCTGCATCTGCATTCAACACTGAAAAACTACTTTGGTTGAACAACCACTACATCAAGACTTCTGAGCCTGAGTATGTTGCAAAATACCTGCAATGGCACCTAGATGCACAAAAGATCGATACAACAAACGGCCCGGCTATCACTGAAGTGATCAAGCTAGTTGGCGAGCGTTGTAACACGCTTATCGAACTTGCTGAGCAATCTCGCTACTTCTACGAAGATTTCTCTGAGTTTGAAGCCGGCGCAGCGAAGAAGCACCTACGTGGTGTTGCTAAAGGCCCACTAGAGCTTGCTCTTGCTAAGGTTGAAGCACTTGAAGAGTTCACTACAGCAAACATCAAAGATGGTGTGATTGCAGCAGTATGTGAAGAGCTAGAGATCGGTATGGGTAAAATCGGCATGCCACTTCGCGTAGCAGTAACAGGTGGCGGTCAGTCTCCTTCTGTTGATGCTGTGATGGAGCTTGTTGGTAAAGAGCGCGTAATCGCTCGCATCAAGATGGCTCTTGAGTTCATCGCAGAGCGTGAAGCTAACGCTTAA
- a CDS encoding beta-ketoacyl-[acyl-carrier-protein] synthase family protein produces MPIYIQDCGFHSALGSSVADIHGCLKDTRESNMVEVSDMLNDGKHTIVGKVAGELPEVPSNLAQYATRNNQLALSALNQIQDSIEQAKSQFGADRIAVVIGTSTSGISDGEAAFKYKLANGEFPEHYHYSKQELGNPSEFVSQYCSLTGPNYAISTACSSSGRVFLTAQRLLDSGMADAVLVGGVDTLCKLTLNGFHGLEALSTTHCKPFSASRNGINIGEAAAFMLLSKTKLNVANTNQNIPSIALLGCGDSSDAHHISAPHPEGNGAEQAMIKALDSAQLQAEDIGYINAHGTATPLNDSMESKAIHRIFANKVPVSSTKPLTGHTLGAASAIEAAIAWHILKYDLPLPLQKCQDKAEDIEIDLVNCSQKLKVKNILSNSFAFGGNNISLIFGVVND; encoded by the coding sequence ATGCCTATTTATATCCAAGACTGTGGTTTCCACTCCGCATTAGGCTCAAGCGTTGCTGACATTCATGGCTGCCTCAAAGATACGCGTGAATCGAACATGGTTGAAGTAAGCGATATGCTGAATGATGGTAAACACACTATCGTGGGTAAGGTCGCGGGCGAACTGCCTGAGGTTCCATCCAATCTCGCACAATACGCCACTCGTAACAATCAACTGGCGTTATCAGCTCTAAATCAAATCCAAGACTCTATCGAGCAAGCAAAATCACAATTTGGCGCAGATAGAATTGCTGTTGTTATCGGCACAAGCACCTCGGGGATTTCTGATGGTGAAGCCGCTTTCAAATATAAATTGGCAAACGGTGAGTTTCCTGAGCATTATCACTACTCCAAACAAGAGCTAGGGAATCCCTCTGAGTTTGTTAGTCAATATTGCTCATTAACAGGGCCAAACTACGCAATCTCGACCGCCTGCTCATCAAGCGGCCGTGTTTTTCTTACCGCTCAACGCTTGTTAGATTCTGGAATGGCTGATGCTGTGTTGGTTGGAGGTGTCGACACCTTATGTAAGCTGACGCTCAATGGTTTTCATGGCCTTGAAGCACTTTCAACCACACATTGTAAACCGTTTAGTGCCTCTCGAAATGGTATCAACATCGGTGAAGCGGCGGCGTTTATGTTGCTCAGCAAAACAAAACTGAATGTTGCTAATACAAACCAGAATATACCTAGCATTGCCTTGTTAGGCTGTGGTGATAGCTCTGACGCACACCATATTTCAGCGCCCCACCCTGAAGGGAACGGCGCTGAACAAGCGATGATAAAAGCGTTAGATTCTGCTCAGTTACAAGCTGAAGACATCGGTTATATCAATGCTCATGGCACCGCAACTCCACTCAATGATTCAATGGAAAGCAAAGCCATTCATCGTATTTTTGCAAACAAGGTTCCCGTCAGTTCCACCAAGCCTCTTACCGGGCATACTCTTGGAGCCGCAAGTGCAATAGAGGCTGCAATAGCATGGCATATTTTAAAATATGACTTACCGCTTCCCTTACAAAAATGTCAGGATAAAGCTGAAGATATTGAGATTGATTTGGTAAACTGTTCCCAGAAACTTAAAGTAAAGAACATCTTAAGCAACTCGTTCGCTTTTGGTGGCAACAACATTAGCCTGATCTTTGGTGTAGTAAATGACTGA
- a CDS encoding beta-ketoacyl-ACP synthase has product MTRRVVVTGMSGVTAFGNDWQHIEPKLKACENATQYMPSFEQYDGLNTKLAAPIDDFQLPKHYKRKQVRGMGRVSRLATVATEDALTQAGLIGHDVLTNGETGIAYGSSTGSTDAVGAFGVMLNEKSTRAITATTYVQMMPHTAAVNVGLFFGLRGRVIPTSSACTSGSQAIGYAYEAIKHGYQTVMVAGGGEELCPTESAVFDTLFATSLKNDTPEKSPSPYDSERDGLVIGEGAGTLVLEEYEHAVARGAKIYAEIIGFASNCDAAHVTQPQMETMQICMEKALKDAQLPAEKIGYVSAHGTATDKGDIAESNATANIFGEVPISSLKSYFGHTLGACGAIEAWLSLEMMHSGWFSPTLNLENIDERCGKLDYITGSGRELDVEYLMSNNFAFGGINTSIIFKKI; this is encoded by the coding sequence ATGACCCGCCGCGTTGTTGTAACTGGCATGTCTGGTGTTACTGCCTTTGGTAATGACTGGCAGCACATCGAGCCGAAACTAAAAGCCTGTGAAAATGCCACCCAATATATGCCAAGCTTTGAGCAGTATGATGGCCTCAACACTAAGCTAGCTGCGCCTATTGATGACTTCCAGTTGCCAAAACACTACAAACGCAAACAGGTTCGAGGCATGGGTCGGGTTTCTCGCTTAGCCACTGTCGCGACTGAAGATGCTTTAACACAAGCCGGGTTGATTGGACATGATGTTCTGACTAACGGAGAAACTGGCATTGCCTACGGGTCTTCAACCGGCAGTACCGATGCGGTTGGTGCGTTTGGCGTGATGCTTAACGAGAAATCGACACGAGCAATTACAGCAACCACCTATGTTCAAATGATGCCACACACAGCTGCGGTCAACGTTGGACTGTTCTTTGGCCTGCGCGGTCGTGTGATTCCCACCAGCAGTGCCTGTACTTCAGGAAGCCAAGCGATTGGTTACGCCTATGAAGCGATCAAACACGGCTACCAAACTGTGATGGTGGCCGGTGGTGGCGAAGAGCTATGCCCAACTGAGTCTGCCGTTTTCGATACCCTTTTTGCTACCAGTTTAAAAAACGACACACCAGAGAAGTCCCCTAGTCCTTACGACAGTGAGCGCGATGGCCTCGTTATCGGTGAAGGCGCAGGTACACTTGTTCTTGAAGAGTATGAACATGCTGTGGCTCGTGGCGCAAAGATCTACGCTGAGATCATCGGTTTTGCCAGCAACTGCGATGCCGCTCATGTGACTCAACCTCAGATGGAAACCATGCAAATCTGTATGGAAAAAGCGCTGAAAGATGCACAGCTTCCTGCTGAAAAAATTGGTTATGTTTCGGCGCACGGAACGGCAACAGATAAAGGCGATATTGCAGAAAGTAATGCGACCGCGAACATCTTTGGTGAAGTGCCAATCAGTTCATTGAAAAGCTACTTTGGTCATACGCTGGGTGCGTGTGGTGCGATTGAAGCTTGGTTAAGCCTAGAGATGATGCATTCAGGCTGGTTCAGCCCAACATTGAACCTTGAGAACATCGACGAACGCTGCGGCAAGCTTGATTACATCACGGGCTCAGGTCGCGAATTGGATGTTGAATATCTGATGAGCAACAACTTTGCCTTTGGCGGAATTAACACCTCAATCATCTTCAAAAAGATTTAA
- a CDS encoding DUF3261 domain-containing protein has product MIRTLKVTFVTLVGVLLSACSMVSQQPTGASVSINNDTELALPLPAELGYSLTASQLISATWETDTQQLPVQVEVTADKVVLAGFSSWGTRILSLQYQNQVINTQVLSGLGATLPQPEQVLFNLMLTLWPTEAWTQPLQTIGWHLVDTDNTRTVFDDDQQAIIRIEYQARANEPKLSGDIVFKHLIQGYTITIQTLNSTIVDNPSKS; this is encoded by the coding sequence ATGATCAGGACATTAAAGGTAACCTTCGTCACGCTAGTGGGTGTACTGCTCAGTGCCTGCTCGATGGTTTCTCAGCAGCCAACTGGTGCAAGTGTGTCTATCAACAATGACACCGAGCTAGCACTACCATTGCCAGCTGAACTGGGATACTCCCTCACGGCCAGTCAGCTCATTAGCGCTACGTGGGAAACCGATACGCAGCAACTTCCTGTTCAAGTCGAAGTGACAGCGGATAAAGTGGTTTTGGCGGGATTTTCTTCTTGGGGTACTCGCATCCTATCGCTGCAATATCAAAATCAAGTGATTAATACGCAGGTTTTGTCTGGGCTTGGCGCAACTTTGCCACAACCTGAACAGGTGCTATTTAATTTGATGCTGACCTTATGGCCGACTGAAGCCTGGACTCAGCCTTTGCAAACCATAGGTTGGCATCTAGTCGATACTGACAATACAAGAACCGTGTTTGACGACGACCAACAAGCCATTATTCGTATCGAGTATCAAGCAAGAGCCAATGAACCGAAGCTCTCTGGAGACATTGTTTTCAAGCATTTGATTCAAGGCTACACCATCACCATACAAACGTTGAACTCAACGATTGTCGATAACCCAAGTAAGAGCTGA
- a CDS encoding 3-ketoacyl-ACP reductase FabG2 has translation MTRQVLVTGASKGIGKAIAIQLAKDGFEIAVHYMGDKQGAEDTLKSITELGGAGRLIQFDISNRSECRETLESDIAEHGAYYGVVNNAGITRDTAFPAMTEEEWDGVIHTNLDSFYNVLHPCVMPMVQKRKGGRIVTLASVSGIMGNRGQTNYAAAKAGVIGATKSLALELAKRKITVNCVAPGLIDTGMVDEHVKDHALPQVPLRRMGEPEEVAGLVSYLMSDIAGYVTRQVISVNGGLV, from the coding sequence ATGACCCGTCAGGTTTTAGTCACAGGTGCCAGCAAAGGCATTGGTAAAGCGATCGCTATTCAACTCGCGAAAGACGGATTTGAAATTGCCGTTCATTACATGGGTGACAAGCAAGGTGCTGAAGACACGTTAAAGTCGATCACCGAACTGGGTGGCGCAGGACGTCTCATCCAATTTGATATCAGCAATCGCAGCGAATGTCGCGAAACGCTTGAGTCAGATATTGCCGAGCATGGCGCTTACTATGGTGTGGTGAACAATGCGGGTATTACTCGTGACACAGCATTCCCAGCCATGACTGAAGAAGAGTGGGATGGCGTGATCCATACCAACCTCGACAGCTTCTACAACGTACTTCACCCGTGCGTGATGCCAATGGTTCAAAAACGCAAAGGCGGGCGAATCGTTACTCTGGCGTCGGTATCCGGCATCATGGGTAACCGCGGCCAAACCAACTATGCCGCAGCAAAAGCGGGCGTAATTGGCGCAACTAAGTCTCTAGCTTTAGAGTTAGCGAAACGCAAGATCACGGTAAACTGTGTCGCTCCAGGCTTAATTGATACCGGCATGGTTGATGAGCACGTGAAAGATCATGCCCTTCCCCAAGTTCCACTGCGCCGCATGGGCGAGCCAGAAGAAGTTGCAGGCCTTGTGAGTTATCTCATGTCTGATATTGCAGGCTACGTCACTCGCCAAGTAATTTCAGTTAATGGAGGCCTAGTATGA